A genome region from Pseudomonas helmanticensis includes the following:
- the surE gene encoding 5'/3'-nucleotidase SurE — protein sequence MRILISNDDGVTAPGLAALYAALADYTECVVIAPEQDKSGASSSLTLDRPLHPQYLANGFISLNGTPTDCVHLGLNGLLEREADMVVSGINLGANLGDDVLYSGTVAAALEGRFLERPSFAFSLVSRQVDNLPTAAYFARKLVEAHAGLDLPPRTVLNVNIPNLPIDHIRGIQLTRLGHRARAAAPMKVVDPRGKAGYWIAAAGDAEDGGPGTDFHAVMQGYVSVTPLQLDRTFNDAFRNLDGWLEGLR from the coding sequence ATGCGTATTCTGATTTCTAACGACGATGGGGTAACCGCACCCGGTCTCGCCGCGCTTTATGCTGCGCTGGCGGATTACACCGAATGCGTGGTTATCGCCCCGGAGCAGGACAAAAGCGGCGCCAGCAGTTCGCTGACGCTCGACCGTCCGTTGCACCCGCAATACCTGGCCAACGGCTTTATCAGCCTCAACGGCACCCCGACCGACTGCGTACATTTGGGCCTCAACGGCTTGCTGGAGCGCGAGGCGGACATGGTGGTTTCCGGGATCAACCTCGGGGCCAATCTGGGCGATGACGTGTTGTATTCCGGAACCGTCGCGGCAGCGCTCGAAGGGCGCTTCCTCGAACGTCCGTCGTTTGCCTTCTCGCTGGTCTCACGTCAGGTGGATAATCTGCCGACAGCGGCGTACTTCGCGCGCAAACTGGTCGAGGCCCACGCCGGGCTCGATCTGCCGCCGCGCACGGTGCTCAACGTGAACATTCCCAATCTGCCGATCGACCACATTCGTGGCATCCAGCTGACCCGTCTCGGCCATCGCGCCCGTGCGGCGGCGCCGATGAAAGTGGTCGATCCGCGCGGCAAGGCCGGTTACTGGATTGCTGCTGCCGGCGATGCCGAAGATGGCGGCCCGGGTACCGACTTTCACGCGGTGATGCAGGGTTATGTGTCGGTCACGCCGTTGCAGCTCGATCGCACCTTCAACGACGCCTTCAGAAATCTTGATGGCTGGCTGGAGGGACTGCGCTGA
- the ispD gene encoding 2-C-methyl-D-erythritol 4-phosphate cytidylyltransferase, with protein MINSLPAFWAVIPAAGVGARMAADRPKQYLQLGGRTILEHSLGCFLDHPSLRGLVVSLAVDDPYWPNLACAGDSRIQRVEGGAERSGSVLNALLHLHAQGADDEDWVLVHDAARPNLSREDLDKLLDELADDPVGGLLAVPARDTLKRVDKHGRVVETVDRSVIWQAYTPQMFRLGALHRALADSLVADALITDEASAMEWAGLKPRLIEGRADNLKVTRPEDLEWLRQRWANRR; from the coding sequence ATGATCAATTCCCTTCCGGCCTTCTGGGCCGTGATTCCTGCCGCGGGCGTCGGTGCCCGAATGGCCGCGGACCGTCCCAAGCAATATCTGCAACTGGGCGGGCGCACAATTCTCGAACACAGCCTCGGCTGTTTCCTCGATCACCCGAGCCTCAGGGGTTTGGTGGTCAGTCTTGCGGTTGATGATCCTTACTGGCCGAACCTGGCGTGCGCGGGCGACTCGCGTATTCAACGGGTTGAGGGCGGGGCCGAGCGTTCCGGCTCGGTGCTCAATGCCTTGCTGCATTTGCATGCGCAGGGTGCCGATGATGAGGATTGGGTACTGGTGCACGATGCCGCACGGCCCAACCTGAGTCGCGAAGATCTCGACAAGTTACTTGATGAACTGGCAGATGACCCTGTGGGCGGTTTGCTTGCGGTGCCGGCCCGCGACACGTTGAAACGGGTCGACAAGCACGGCCGGGTGGTGGAAACCGTCGATCGCAGTGTGATCTGGCAAGCGTACACGCCGCAGATGTTTCGCCTTGGTGCGTTGCATCGGGCGTTGGCGGACAGTCTGGTGGCGGATGCGCTAATTACTGATGAAGCATCGGCGATGGAGTGGGCGGGGCTGAAGCCGCGCCTGATCGAAGGGCGGGCGGATAACCTCAAGGTCACCCGGCCGGAAGATCTTGAATGGTTGCGGCAGCGTTGGGCGAATCGCCGCTAA
- a CDS encoding protein-L-isoaspartate(D-aspartate) O-methyltransferase, translated as MTSQRTRERLIQRLYEEGVSNAKVLEVIRRTPRHLFVDEALAHRAYEDTALPIGNNQTISQPYMVARMSELLLEAGPLDKVLEIGTGSGYQTAVLSQLVERVFSVERIKVLQDRAKERLVELNLRNVVFRWGDGWEGWPALAPYNGIIVTAVATDVPQALLDQLAPGGRMVIPVGAGEVQQLMLIVREEHGFSRHVLGAVRFVPLLNGPLA; from the coding sequence ATGACCTCCCAGCGCACCCGCGAGCGCCTGATTCAGCGTCTATATGAAGAAGGCGTGTCGAACGCCAAGGTGCTGGAAGTCATCCGCCGCACGCCGCGTCACCTGTTCGTCGATGAGGCGCTGGCGCATCGCGCCTACGAAGACACGGCGCTGCCGATCGGCAACAACCAGACCATTTCCCAGCCTTATATGGTGGCGCGCATGAGCGAACTGCTGCTGGAGGCGGGGCCGCTGGATAAAGTGCTGGAGATCGGCACCGGGTCCGGGTACCAGACGGCGGTGTTGTCGCAACTGGTCGAACGGGTGTTCTCAGTGGAGCGCATCAAGGTGCTGCAGGATCGCGCCAAGGAACGCCTGGTCGAATTGAACCTGCGCAACGTGGTGTTTCGCTGGGGCGATGGCTGGGAGGGCTGGCCAGCGCTGGCGCCGTACAACGGCATCATCGTCACGGCCGTGGCCACTGATGTGCCGCAAGCGTTGCTCGATCAACTGGCACCGGGCGGGCGCATGGTGATTCCGGTCGGCGCCGGAGAAGTGCAGCAGCTGATGCTGATCGTGCGTGAAGAACACGGCTTTTCCCGGCATGTTCTCGGTGCCGTTCGCTTCGTGCCTTTGCTCAATGGGCCACTGGCCTGA
- a CDS encoding LysR substrate-binding domain-containing protein, translating into MSENRWEGIDEFVAVAECSQFTAAAERLGVSSSHVSRQIVRLEERLQTRLLYRSTRRVTLTEAGQTFLQHCQRLQDSREEALRAVGDLTSEPKGMLRMTCAVAYGERFIVPLVTRFMGLYPQLRIDIELSNRQLDLVHEGLDLAIRLGRLQDSRLVATRLAPRRMYLCASPSYLERYGRPHSLSELSRHNCLIGSSDIWQLEQNGREFSQRVQGNWRCNSGQAVLDAALQGVGLCQLPDYYVLEHLHNGALISLLEAHMPPNTAVWALYPQQRHLSPKVRKLVDFLKVGLAERPEYRG; encoded by the coding sequence ATGTCCGAAAATCGCTGGGAAGGCATCGACGAGTTTGTTGCCGTCGCCGAATGCAGCCAGTTCACCGCCGCCGCGGAACGTCTTGGGGTTTCCTCCTCGCACGTCAGTCGCCAAATCGTCCGACTCGAAGAGCGTTTGCAGACGCGTCTGCTTTATCGCAGTACCCGTCGCGTGACACTGACTGAGGCCGGGCAAACCTTTCTGCAACATTGCCAACGCTTGCAGGATAGTCGCGAGGAAGCCTTGCGCGCGGTGGGCGACCTGACCAGCGAACCAAAAGGCATGCTGCGCATGACCTGTGCGGTGGCCTATGGCGAGCGGTTTATCGTGCCGCTGGTCACACGCTTCATGGGACTGTATCCGCAGCTGCGCATCGATATCGAGCTGAGCAATCGCCAACTCGATCTGGTGCATGAAGGGCTGGATCTGGCGATTCGCCTGGGTCGTCTGCAGGATTCGCGTTTGGTCGCCACCCGACTTGCGCCACGGCGCATGTATCTGTGCGCGTCGCCGTCCTACCTGGAAAGGTATGGGCGCCCACACAGTTTGTCGGAACTGAGCCGACACAATTGCCTGATTGGCAGCTCGGACATCTGGCAGCTTGAACAGAACGGGCGAGAATTTTCCCAGCGGGTGCAGGGCAACTGGCGTTGCAACAGTGGGCAGGCGGTGCTGGATGCGGCGTTGCAGGGGGTCGGGCTGTGTCAGTTACCGGATTATTACGTGCTCGAGCATTTGCACAATGGCGCGCTGATTTCGTTACTGGAGGCACATATGCCGCCGAATACGGCGGTGTGGGCGTTGTATCCGCAACAACGGCATTTGTCGCCGAAGGTGCGCAAGTTGGTGGATTTTTTGAAGGTGGGGTTGGCTGAGCGGCCGGAATATCGAGGTTGA
- a CDS encoding S-(hydroxymethyl)glutathione dehydrogenase/class III alcohol dehydrogenase: MIKSRAAVAFEAKKPLEIVEVDVAMPKAGEVLLRVVASGVCHTDAYTLSGADPEGIFPSILGHEGGAIVEAIGEGVTSVAVGDHVIPLYTPECGQCKFCKSGKTNLCQAIRATQGKGLMPDGTSRFSYKGETIFHYMGTSTFSEYTVLPEISVAKISKDAPLEKVCLLGCGVTTGIGAVLNTAKVKPGDTVAIFGLGGIGLSAVIGAVKAKAARIIAIDINPAKFEIAKQLGATDCVNPKDFDRPIQEVIVDMTDGGVDFSFECIGNVQLMRAALECCHKGWGESVIIGVAGAGQEIATRPFQLVTGRVWRGSAFGGVRGRTELPSYVEMAQSGEIPLDTFITHTMGLEDINKAFDLMHEGKSIRTVIHF; the protein is encoded by the coding sequence ATGATCAAGTCGCGCGCCGCCGTTGCCTTCGAGGCCAAGAAGCCGCTGGAAATCGTAGAAGTCGACGTCGCCATGCCCAAGGCCGGCGAAGTATTGCTGCGCGTGGTGGCTTCCGGGGTTTGCCACACCGACGCCTACACCCTGTCCGGCGCTGACCCGGAAGGCATCTTCCCGTCGATCCTTGGTCACGAAGGCGGTGCCATCGTTGAGGCCATCGGCGAAGGCGTAACCTCGGTTGCCGTTGGCGATCACGTCATTCCGCTGTACACCCCGGAATGCGGCCAGTGCAAATTCTGCAAGTCGGGCAAGACCAACCTGTGTCAGGCGATTCGCGCGACTCAGGGTAAGGGCTTGATGCCAGACGGCACTTCGCGCTTTTCCTACAAGGGCGAAACGATTTTCCACTACATGGGTACTTCGACGTTCTCGGAATACACGGTGCTGCCGGAAATCTCCGTAGCCAAGATCTCCAAGGATGCGCCGCTGGAAAAGGTCTGCCTGCTGGGTTGCGGCGTCACCACCGGTATCGGTGCGGTGCTCAACACCGCCAAGGTCAAACCGGGTGACACCGTGGCCATCTTCGGCCTCGGCGGTATCGGTTTGTCTGCAGTTATCGGTGCAGTCAAAGCCAAGGCTGCGCGCATCATCGCCATCGACATCAACCCGGCCAAGTTCGAGATCGCCAAGCAGCTCGGTGCCACCGATTGCGTCAACCCGAAAGATTTCGATCGTCCGATCCAGGAAGTGATCGTCGACATGACCGATGGCGGCGTCGACTTCTCGTTCGAGTGCATCGGCAACGTGCAACTGATGCGTGCAGCGCTTGAGTGCTGCCACAAAGGTTGGGGCGAGTCGGTGATCATTGGTGTAGCCGGTGCCGGCCAGGAAATCGCTACCCGTCCATTCCAGTTGGTCACCGGCCGCGTCTGGCGCGGGTCGGCGTTCGGCGGCGTACGCGGCCGTACTGAGTTGCCAAGCTATGTCGAGATGGCGCAAAGCGGCGAGATCCCACTGGATACTTTCATCACCCACACCATGGGCCTGGAAGATATCAACAAGGCATTCGACCTGATGCACGAAGGCAAGAGCATTCGTACCGTCATTCATTTCTAA
- the truD gene encoding tRNA pseudouridine(13) synthase TruD: MNELQLLGPRAYGEPLGTAVLKAIAEDFQVDEVLDIPFSGDGEHLWIWVEKRGLNTEEAARRIAKAAGVPLRTVSYAGLKDRQALTRQWFSVQLPGKADPDLSAAENDTLKILKTTRHKRKLQRGAHSANGFTLRLTQFAGDKDAIEQRLQLVAQQGIPNYFGAQRFGHDGGNVVDARGWAARKALPEQRNVRSRLLSTARSFLFNKVLAARVADGTWQQAQVGDLLAFTDSRSFFPAGEAECSDPRLAILDLHPTGPQWGEGDSPTAGAVHELEQGIAAGEAELRDWLIHAGMSHERRILRLPIGGLTWHYPQPDILQLEFVLPAGCFATVLVRELVDLVPVGQTDSPCVF; this comes from the coding sequence ATGAATGAACTGCAATTGCTCGGCCCGCGTGCCTATGGTGAACCCCTCGGCACTGCGGTACTGAAAGCCATCGCTGAAGATTTTCAGGTGGATGAAGTCCTCGACATCCCGTTCAGCGGCGATGGCGAACATTTGTGGATCTGGGTCGAAAAGCGTGGCCTGAACACGGAAGAAGCGGCGCGGCGTATCGCCAAGGCTGCCGGTGTGCCATTGCGCACCGTCAGCTATGCCGGGCTCAAGGATCGTCAGGCGTTGACCCGTCAGTGGTTCAGCGTGCAACTGCCGGGCAAGGCTGATCCGGATTTGTCGGCGGCGGAAAACGACACGCTGAAGATCCTCAAGACCACCCGCCACAAGCGCAAGCTGCAACGCGGTGCGCACTCGGCCAACGGTTTTACTTTGCGCCTGACCCAGTTCGCTGGCGACAAAGACGCGATTGAACAACGTCTGCAACTGGTCGCCCAGCAAGGCATTCCCAATTATTTCGGCGCCCAGCGTTTCGGCCATGACGGCGGCAACGTCGTTGATGCGCGTGGGTGGGCGGCGCGCAAAGCCTTGCCGGAGCAGCGCAATGTGCGTTCGCGCCTGCTGTCGACGGCGCGCAGTTTTCTGTTCAATAAGGTGCTGGCGGCGCGTGTTGCCGATGGCACCTGGCAGCAAGCGCAGGTCGGTGATCTGCTCGCGTTCACCGACAGTCGCAGCTTTTTTCCGGCCGGTGAAGCTGAGTGCAGCGACCCGCGTCTGGCTATTCTCGATCTGCACCCGACTGGCCCGCAGTGGGGCGAAGGTGACTCGCCCACCGCAGGCGCTGTCCATGAACTGGAGCAGGGGATCGCCGCCGGTGAAGCCGAGCTGCGAGATTGGTTGATTCACGCCGGCATGAGCCACGAACGTCGCATCCTGCGGCTGCCCATTGGCGGGTTGACGTGGCATTATCCCCAGCCTGACATTCTGCAACTGGAATTCGTCCTCCCGGCCGGATGCTTTGCCACCGTATTGGTGCGCGAGCTCGTTGATCTGGTGCCGGTGGGGCAGACGGACAGCCCATGCGTATTCTGA
- the fghA gene encoding S-formylglutathione hydrolase: MNLENISCQKSFGGWHKRYRHRSDVLGCDMVFAVYLPPQAEQGGKLPVLYWLSGLTCTDENFMHKAGAMRMAAELGLIIVASDTSPRGADVPGDPDGAWDFGLGAGFYLNATQEPWSRHYRMHDYVVQELPSLVEAHFPASDKRSISGHSMGGHGALVCALRNPGRYQSVSAFSPINNPMDCPWGQKAFSRFLGEDRSKWKEWDACALIAEAHEKLPLLVDQGDRDDFLEKQLKPEALQQAAKQAGHPLELRLQPGYDHSYFFISSFIDDHLQHHARALRG; encoded by the coding sequence ATGAATCTGGAAAACATCTCCTGTCAGAAAAGTTTTGGCGGCTGGCACAAACGCTATCGCCACCGCTCCGACGTACTCGGTTGCGACATGGTGTTTGCCGTGTACTTGCCACCGCAGGCGGAGCAGGGCGGCAAACTGCCGGTGCTGTACTGGCTGTCAGGGCTGACCTGCACCGATGAAAACTTCATGCACAAAGCCGGCGCGATGCGCATGGCGGCTGAACTCGGGCTGATCATCGTCGCCTCGGACACCAGTCCGCGCGGTGCCGATGTACCCGGCGATCCGGATGGTGCATGGGATTTCGGTCTCGGTGCCGGCTTCTATCTGAATGCCACCCAGGAGCCTTGGTCGCGGCACTATCGGATGCATGACTATGTCGTGCAGGAATTGCCTTCGCTGGTTGAAGCGCATTTTCCCGCGTCCGACAAACGCAGCATCAGCGGCCACTCCATGGGCGGCCACGGTGCATTGGTCTGTGCGCTGCGCAACCCGGGGCGTTACCAATCGGTGTCAGCGTTTTCGCCGATCAACAACCCGATGGATTGCCCGTGGGGGCAGAAGGCATTTTCGCGTTTTCTGGGCGAAGACCGTTCGAAGTGGAAGGAGTGGGATGCCTGCGCGCTGATCGCCGAAGCGCATGAAAAATTGCCGCTGTTGGTCGATCAAGGTGATCGCGATGACTTTCTTGAAAAACAGCTCAAACCCGAAGCCCTGCAACAAGCGGCAAAACAGGCGGGTCATCCGCTGGAACTGCGCCTGCAACCGGGCTACGACCACAGCTATTTCTTCATCTCAAGCTTCATAGACGACCACTTGCAGCATCACGCACGCGCCCTGCGCGGTTAA
- the ispF gene encoding 2-C-methyl-D-erythritol 2,4-cyclodiphosphate synthase — protein sequence MRIGHGYDVHRFAEGDFITLGGVRIAHGFGLLAHSDGDVLLHALSDALLGAAALGDIGKHFPDTDPQFKGADSRALLRHVVALIHAKGWKVGNVDNTIVAQAPKMAPHIESMRALIAADLQVELDQVNVKATTTEKLGFVGREEGIAVHSVALLLRA from the coding sequence ATGCGTATTGGCCACGGCTACGATGTGCACCGTTTCGCTGAAGGCGATTTCATTACTCTGGGCGGCGTGCGCATTGCACACGGCTTCGGGCTGCTCGCTCATTCCGACGGTGACGTCCTGCTGCACGCCTTGAGCGATGCCTTGCTCGGCGCTGCGGCGCTGGGTGATATCGGCAAACATTTCCCGGACACCGACCCGCAATTCAAGGGCGCCGACAGCCGTGCGCTGCTGCGTCATGTGGTCGCGCTGATCCACGCAAAAGGCTGGAAAGTCGGCAACGTCGACAACACCATCGTTGCCCAGGCGCCAAAAATGGCCCCGCATATCGAATCGATGCGCGCGTTGATCGCGGCGGATCTTCAAGTTGAGTTGGATCAAGTGAACGTGAAAGCTACCACCACCGAAAAGCTTGGCTTTGTCGGTCGCGAAGAAGGCATCGCCGTGCACTCCGTTGCCTTGTTGCTGCGCGCATGA